The following are from one region of the Streptomyces rubrogriseus genome:
- a CDS encoding MMPL family transporter → MATFLYRLGRRAFRRRGLVALLWVAILVGAGVASSAAPAPPEDSFSMPGTESQKAFDLLDEQFPAASAEGATARVVIRAPEGAKISDAAGKDRVKDLVADLEAGPQVSSVDDPFEANAVSKDGTTAYASVTYKVNAMELTDEARDSLTAATDGARQGGYTVETGGDAVVAEQEMGGTAELIGIGVAAIVLLLTFGSLVAAGMPLLSAIIGVGIGISAIGALGSTLELSATTSTLAMMIGLAVAIDYALFIVSRYRAEIAEGRAPEEAAGRAVGTAGSAVVFAGLTVVVALAGLAIVNIPILTKMGLAAAGTVGIAVLIALTLTPALLGFAGKKALSRKDRKAPAGARAASGKPKLGTRWARFVQRRPVTVLLTAVLGLGVIAVPAAGMELGLPDEGSSAPDTTQRKAYDMLSESFGAGFNGPLMVTIDARGADDPKAAADTVGEKITGLGEAAAVTPANFNEEGDTAVLTVMPKTGPSDVATESLVHDIRSLSGDIRADTGATMLVTGATAMTIDFSQTLDDALIPYLALIVGLAFLLLMLVFRSVLVPLKAALGFLLSVAAALGAVVAVFQWGWLADVFGVDQPGPIMSMMPIFMIGVVFGLAMDYEVFLVTRMREAYVHGQSAAESVTTGFTHGGRVVAAAAIIMISVFSGFILENDAMIKMMGFGLAIAVLFDAFVVRMAIVPAVLALLGTKAWWLPRWLDRVLPNVDVEGEKLHRELGDTAAPAQPAREPETAGV, encoded by the coding sequence GTGGCTACGTTTCTCTATCGACTCGGCCGGAGGGCGTTCCGGCGCCGCGGCCTGGTCGCCCTGTTGTGGGTGGCCATACTCGTGGGCGCCGGCGTCGCCTCGTCCGCCGCGCCGGCCCCGCCCGAAGACTCCTTCTCCATGCCGGGCACCGAGTCCCAGAAGGCGTTCGACCTGCTCGACGAGCAGTTCCCGGCCGCCAGTGCCGAGGGTGCCACGGCCCGCGTCGTGATCCGTGCCCCCGAGGGCGCGAAGATATCCGACGCGGCCGGCAAGGACCGGGTGAAGGACCTGGTCGCCGACCTCGAGGCGGGTCCGCAGGTCTCGTCGGTGGACGACCCGTTCGAGGCGAACGCCGTCAGCAAGGACGGCACTACCGCCTACGCCTCCGTGACCTACAAGGTCAACGCGATGGAGCTGACCGACGAGGCCCGCGACTCGCTCACGGCCGCCACCGACGGCGCGCGCCAGGGCGGGTACACGGTCGAGACCGGCGGCGACGCGGTCGTGGCCGAGCAGGAGATGGGCGGCACCGCCGAGCTGATCGGCATCGGCGTCGCCGCGATCGTGCTCCTGCTGACCTTCGGCTCACTGGTCGCGGCGGGCATGCCGCTGCTCTCGGCGATCATCGGCGTCGGCATCGGCATCTCCGCCATCGGGGCGCTCGGCAGCACCCTGGAGCTGTCCGCCACGACCTCCACCCTCGCCATGATGATCGGCCTCGCGGTCGCCATCGACTACGCCCTGTTCATCGTCTCGCGCTACCGGGCCGAGATAGCCGAGGGCCGCGCCCCGGAGGAGGCGGCCGGACGAGCGGTCGGCACCGCCGGCTCCGCGGTCGTCTTCGCCGGACTGACCGTCGTCGTGGCCCTGGCCGGTCTGGCGATCGTCAACATCCCGATCCTCACCAAGATGGGCCTGGCCGCCGCGGGCACCGTCGGCATCGCCGTGCTGATCGCCCTCACCCTCACCCCGGCGCTGCTCGGCTTCGCCGGCAAGAAGGCGCTCAGCCGCAAGGACCGCAAGGCTCCCGCCGGGGCGCGGGCAGCCTCCGGCAAGCCGAAGCTCGGCACCCGGTGGGCCCGCTTCGTACAGCGGCGCCCGGTCACCGTCCTGCTGACCGCGGTCCTCGGCCTCGGCGTGATCGCCGTACCGGCCGCCGGCATGGAGCTGGGCCTGCCCGACGAGGGCAGCTCGGCCCCCGACACCACCCAGCGCAAGGCCTACGACATGCTGTCCGAGTCCTTCGGGGCCGGGTTCAACGGCCCGCTGATGGTCACCATCGACGCACGCGGCGCGGACGACCCGAAGGCCGCCGCGGACACCGTGGGCGAGAAGATCACCGGACTGGGCGAGGCCGCGGCCGTCACCCCGGCCAACTTCAACGAGGAGGGCGACACCGCCGTCCTCACCGTGATGCCCAAGACCGGCCCGAGCGACGTCGCCACCGAGTCGCTGGTGCACGACATCCGCTCGCTGTCCGGCGACATCAGGGCCGACACCGGCGCGACCATGCTGGTCACCGGCGCGACCGCGATGACGATCGACTTCTCGCAGACCCTGGACGACGCGCTCATCCCCTACCTGGCGCTAATCGTCGGACTCGCCTTCCTGCTCCTGATGCTGGTGTTCCGCTCGGTCCTCGTCCCGCTGAAGGCGGCCCTGGGCTTCCTGCTCTCGGTGGCCGCGGCGCTCGGCGCGGTGGTCGCGGTCTTCCAGTGGGGCTGGCTCGCCGACGTGTTCGGCGTGGACCAGCCGGGCCCGATCATGTCGATGATGCCGATCTTCATGATCGGCGTGGTCTTCGGCCTCGCCATGGACTACGAGGTCTTCCTCGTCACCCGCATGCGGGAGGCGTACGTCCACGGACAGTCCGCCGCCGAGTCCGTCACCACCGGCTTCACCCACGGCGGCCGGGTGGTCGCGGCCGCCGCGATCATCATGATCAGCGTCTTCTCCGGCTTCATCCTGGAGAACGACGCCATGATCAAGATGATGGGCTTCGGCCTGGCGATCGCGGTGCTCTTCGACGCCTTCGTGGTGCGCATGGCCATCGTGCCCGCGGTGCTCGCCCTGCTCGGCACCAAGGCGTGGTGGCTGCCCAGGTGGCTGGACCGCGTCCTGCCGAACGTCGACGTCGAGGGCGAGAAGCTGCACCGGGAACTCGGCGACACCGCCGCACCCGCGCAGCCCGCCCGCGAGCCGGAGACGGCCGGAGTCTGA
- a CDS encoding GerMN domain-containing protein → MTSRHFPRPNRAALALAVLLAAGTAGCGIGTTGPVQAGEPASGMQRPGDGAGTVRLYFAGPYGTRPVTRRTDAPLAPQQALDLLLDGPTPAERERGLTTHVESRAAGRLTATTSEGAVDVVVPLRVSAGDLDVTAVSQLVGTAAHADVPGGRPAERADVRIHESGTRAATPWTLRCGAGGNATPVTG, encoded by the coding sequence ATGACATCCCGCCACTTCCCGCGTCCGAATCGGGCCGCCCTCGCCCTCGCCGTGCTGCTCGCCGCCGGTACCGCCGGCTGCGGCATCGGGACCACCGGCCCGGTGCAGGCCGGGGAGCCCGCCTCCGGCATGCAGCGGCCCGGCGACGGGGCCGGCACCGTGCGCCTGTACTTCGCCGGCCCCTACGGCACCCGCCCCGTCACCCGGCGGACGGACGCCCCCCTCGCCCCCCAGCAGGCCCTCGACCTGCTCCTGGACGGCCCCACCCCGGCCGAGCGCGAGCGCGGCCTGACCACCCACGTCGAGTCGAGAGCGGCCGGACGGCTGACCGCGACCACGAGCGAGGGCGCCGTCGACGTCGTCGTCCCCCTCCGGGTCAGCGCCGGCGACCTCGACGTGACCGCGGTCAGCCAGCTGGTCGGCACCGCGGCCCACGCCGACGTCCCGGGGGGCCGCCCCGCCGAGCGGGCCGACGTCCGCATCCACGAGAGCGGCACCCGAGCCGCCACGCCCTGGACCCTGCGCTGCGGGGCGGGCGGCAACGCCACGCCCGTCACCGGCTGA